GCCCCATGTGTCGCCCTGAATGCAGGGAGAGCCACTGATCTGTCGCGCCATGCGGACGTCGCGATCGCGAGAGGGGCCGATGTCGCACCAGTTCCTATGTCCATCGTTGGAGGAGCAGGTGACGGTGATGGGAGGAGGTGGTGGTTCTCTGCGGCCGATGAAGAACTCGGCGCGGCAGCCACGGTCGACCCAGAGGCCACGACGATCGACGCCCCAGGTGTCGTCCTGAATGCAGGGGGAGTCGCTGATCTGTCGGACCAGACGGACGTCGCGGGAGGGGCCGATATCACACCAGTTTCTGCGTCCGTCGTCGGAGGAGCAGGTAATCCTGGGGGGTGGGCCGCTGTAACCAGGTTGCGCGATCGCGGGGGTGGGTACGGCGCAGGCGCCGGCGATAAGAAGGGTGGCGGTCAGGAGGAGCTTGGTTCTGCGCTTCATTTTGCCCTCTTTTCGAGTTTGAAGATTGCCACTGGCCCGTGAAGCGGTTTCGATTCCGGATGAGAATAGCGCGGAGTTGGGTGGTTGTCGACATTGAATCCAGAATAAAAAACGGCCGTCACCTTTTGGGGTGACGGCCATTTTTCCTTCTAACTGGTGGACTAGATGACGCCAGCCGGTTTGGGGTTACTCAGATCGAATTTGGCGATCTGGACTTTTTCCGCGAGTCCGACTTTGCTGAGGAGCCAGATGCAGTAGTAGTTGATGTCGAACTCGTACCAGGCGAGGCCATGGCGGGCGCTGACGGGATGGGCGTGGTGGTTGTTGTGCCAGCCTTCGCCCCCGGTGAGGATGGCGACCCACCAGTTGTTGCGGGAGTCGTCCTTGGTCTCGAAGCGGCGCTTGCCCCAGAGGTGGGTGGCGGAGTTGACCAGCCAGGTGGCGTGGAGGCCGATGGTGACGCGGAGGAAGGTTCCCCAGAGGACCATGCCGAGAGCGCCTACTGCGTGATGACCTGCGGGCGCGAGGGCTGCGCCGAGTGCGACCTGAAGGAGGCCGGTGACGACGAGGGGAACATAGTGGTATTTGCTGAGCCAGACGTGGACGGGATCCTTGGTGAGGTCGGGGGCGTAACGGCCGAGGAGGGCGGTCTCGGAGTGGAGGGCGCGGCCGGAGAGGATC
The nucleotide sequence above comes from Tunturibacter empetritectus. Encoded proteins:
- a CDS encoding DUF3011 domain-containing protein, which translates into the protein MKRRTKLLLTATLLIAGACAVPTPAIAQPGYSGPPPRITCSSDDGRRNWCDIGPSRDVRLVRQISDSPCIQDDTWGVDRRGLWVDRGCRAEFFIGRREPPPPPITVTCSSNDGHRNWCDIGPSRDRDVRMARQISGSPCIQGDTWGVDQRGLWVDRGCRADFLVGRFEPPPPPVTVTCSSNDGGRNWCDIGPRGVVRLIRQISGSPCVRGQTWDIDNRGLWVDRGCRADFEAR
- a CDS encoding acyl-CoA desaturase codes for the protein MTPITTIEEAPVKAPKLAAVVPAVAEVTQKIKQDLRMGREHQEGRINWITTIAMGLFHVGAIAALFFFSWKNLAVFLVMYFFAINVGIGVAYHRLLTHRGYKVPKWVEYFVTMCGCLALEGGPIFWVATHRVHHQNSDQEGDPHTPHDGTWWAHAGWILSGRALHSETALLGRYAPDLTKDPVHVWLSKYHYVPLVVTGLLQVALGAALAPAGHHAVGALGMVLWGTFLRVTIGLHATWLVNSATHLWGKRRFETKDDSRNNWWVAILTGGEGWHNNHHAHPVSARHGLAWYEFDINYYCIWLLSKVGLAEKVQIAKFDLSNPKPAGVI